One Prunus dulcis chromosome 8, ALMONDv2, whole genome shotgun sequence DNA window includes the following coding sequences:
- the LOC117636988 gene encoding uncharacterized protein LOC117636988: MESPLSYALAFFFALFLFLSSSSLANASTQLIDDVCKNTINNAECLKILDSNPQALSASSYKDLAQVALGLAIANAEDSQTFINNLLKSDPRDAIKKCASSYKAVVASFKSSKAEIDEDPMTANYDAKIAGDDAGNCETALSSKGVKVPEISARNHVVQLYSSIGDAVTSLLG, from the coding sequence ATGGAGTCTCCACTTTCTTACGCCTTAGCATTcttctttgctttgtttttatttctctcttcttcttcgttaGCGAATGCATCGACTCAACTGATCGATGATGTTTGCAAAAACACCATAAACAACGCAGAATGCCTGAAAATTCTGGACTCCAATCCTCAAGCCCTATCAGCATCCAGTTACAAAGATCTTGCTCAAGTGGCTCTCGGGTTAGCCATAGCCAATGCAGAAGACAGCCAAACATTCATCAACAATTTGCTCAAGAGTGATCCAAGGGATGCTATCAAAAAGTGTGCTTCTTCATACAAAGCTGTGGTGGCATCGTTCAAAAGCTCGAAAGCTGAGATCGATGAGGACCCTATGACGGCCAACTACGACGCCAAAATCGCAGGTGATGATGCCGGCAACTGCGAAACTGCCCTGAGTTCTAAAGGGGTTAAGGTTCCTGAAATATCTGCAAGAAACCATGTTGTCCAGTTGTATAGTAGTATTGGAGATGCTGTCACCTCTCTGCTTGGTTGA